The nucleotide sequence ATTATCAATAGGATAGCGGATAAAGTCGCCTAACCCTTTGCCTTCTCGGTCAAATAAGCCTGTGGCTCATTCGATTAGTGCCGGCATTTTTATTATACCCACAACTCACCTTATTTCTAATTTTCTATCAAATTTGATTATTTTCTCCTAATATTGCACTTTAATTTTCTAAAAGATAGTTAGATTCTTGGTCTTTTAGTATGAAATATATTTTCGGCACATATCAGATATTTTTAGGCGTATTATTCTCTCAAAAGTGACTTTTTCTATAACACTATTTTCTAAATTTTTAGAGGGTAATGAGAAAATTATCGGCTGGTAATTTTTGTTGACTGCGGTGTCTTTTCAACTAAGACCAGTGTAAGATTAGAATGTTTCTCTTGTATTTGGATAAGTCTTCGACTGCTGGTCCGCTCAATAAATAAATTGTATTTTTCTGAATCAAAAGTTAAATTGATTTTATCACAGTCAAAAGTACCGGATAATGTTTTGATTATTGCTTTACCACCATAACTAACGGTGCCCAGTGCAACTTGGAGCAAAAACGGATTAATGATTTTAATCGAATAGCGCTTGCCTTTTTCCCATTGTAAACATCGCATTAGCCAAAAAACCATTTCGTTATCAAAATAGGTTCCTTTTACGGATAACGATTTGGCATCTTTGCCATCCATTGTTTCGGTCCAGATGTCAATATTAGATTCATCATAATGAACTTCGACAATTCGAGAATCAAAATCGGTTTCTAATTTCCGATAACTCCAAATCGGCGCGAAGTCTTGACGAGAAAAACATACGACCGTCGAATCACTTAAATAAGTCTCCTGCCAATCGATTTCACTTAATAGTTCTAAAACATAAGTCGGTTTTTTGTCCTCCATATCAAAATGTAATATCTGTTGGGTATATCCGATTAGTTGATTGTTGCGATAGATTTCATAATAATACTTATCACCGTTCTGCCAATTAGGCGCAATTAAATCGGACAATATCGGATGTGATTTCTGACAAGAAATATAACTTAAAATCAATGGAATTAATACTCTAAATATAAACTTTTGATACTGTCGCATTATATTAATCTTCGATAATTACAACTGCACCGGCATACTCATCAGTATGAGTAATACTTAATAAGGTCTTTTTATTATTTAAGATATCTTTGGCTTTACCTTTTATCTCTAATTTAGGCGGAGTTTTCTCATCGTCAATAATATTAATATCCTGCCAAGATATTATACCTCGTAATCCTGTGCCTAAGGCTTTAGAAAATGCTTCTTTAGCCGCAAATCGTGCGGCATAAGAAAGATATTTTTGGGACTGTGCTTCGCAAAATTTCTGTTCCGTGTCAGTGAAAATTCTATTCTTAAAGCGCATGCCAAATCGTTCGATGGCTTTTTGGATTCGTCTCACTTCTACTAAATCAATACCAATTCCGAAAATCGCCATCTCTATTTACTTAAAATTGGTATCAAAACTATTCTTAAACACTGCCAAGATGCTCAAATACTTTTTGGATTCGTCTCACTTCTATTAAATCAATACCTATTCCGAAAATTGGTATCAAAACTACTCTTAAACACTGCCAAGACGCTCAAATGCTTTAGGATTCGTCTCACTTCTATTAAATCATCGCTAATTCCGAAAATTACCATTTTCGTCACCTATCCAATACTTAACAGATTGGCTTTTAGTGCTACTGCGTATTTTAACTATCTTTATTTTCTTGGTCAATTATTTTGACTAACTCGTAGATGTCATCAATATCCCAATCTGCGCCTGAGTTTTTGGTGCCGAAAGTGTCGCCATATCGTGCAAAGACCGTCTTCATTCCTAAAAGTTTGGCACCAACAATATCGCGCTCTGCCCAATCTCCCACCATAATCGCATCTTCAGGTTTTAGTTTTAATAATTCCAAAACCTTGATAAACGGCTCTGGTGCGGGTTTGCGTTTCTCAGTATCTTCAAAAGTTACCACCACATCAAAATAATTATGAATATTTAAGGCACATAATCTTAACCAGGCTTGAAGTCGTGGCGCATCGGAAACAACTGCTAATTTTAATCCCCGTTTTAATAATTCTAATAAAGTAATGGTCACCCGCGGATAAGAAACTAAAACGCCTTCGCGTGCCCGACGATATGCGACAATACCAGCCGCAAGTATCTTATTATCAAGCCTTCCCAGTTCTTGCATTAAGAAGTCGTCAAATACCTGTTGATACTCAATGCCTTTTTGTTGATAAATTTCAAAGATTCTTTTGCGGGCATCTTCTTTTTTCATCTGTAAGCCGGCATCGATCATTGCTTCAACTGCTGCGTCTATCGCAAATTCCTTTAATTTCATAAAATCGACTAAGGTGTTATCTAAATCAAAGATAATCGCTTTTATCTTTTTACTCATAAACGTTGTAAACAATCAATTTTTATTATTTACCAGCACATAGATTAACCGGTTCGTGTTCTCGCTCATCTGTTAATTTTATTCAAAGTTGTGGTTAGGGCTTTTTTAAGTATCTCGTAAGTTCGCTCCAATTCTTGACAGATAATTTTGGTATCAGTTAAAATCGGCATAAAGTTTGTATCGCCATTCCAGCGCGGGACAAGATGCATATGGAAATGGTTCGGAATCCCCGCGCCCGCAACTCTACCCAGATTCGCACCAATATTAAAACCATCAGGCTTAAGCGTCTTACTAATAACTTTAACACATTGCTGGAGTAGATAAAACATTTCGCTCGTTTCTTTAGAACTAAAACTTTCAATTTTACCTGAATGTCGATAGGGTGCAATCATTAGATGCCCTGGATTATAGGGATATCGGTTCATCATCACAAAAGAATATTTTCCCCGCAATAGAATTAAAGCGGCCGCATCATTCTTTTCCGAAGACGCTTTAATACAGAGCACACACTTTTGTCTTTTATCTTGCTGACAACTATTAATATATGCCATGCGCCAAGGCGCCCAAATATGTTTCATAAATTCACTCTCCCCTTAGGTGTTTTTAGATATGAAGTAGGTTTTCGGTTTTTGCACATTCTATTGTTTATCTAAAATAATCTCATCTGACTCTCTTTATCGGTTGGCAATTCCATCGGTGGTGTCGTTGTTTCTTGGCTAAACACACTAATTTTGCCAAAGACACCGTCATAACCAGGTTTACAAAAGACTTCGCCTTTACGCATCTGCGCGATGGCATATGCAATCCGTTCATCAGAATGCGTTACAATTTCGGAAATCGGAGCATTGAGTAAAACATTGAATTCGCCGGATAATGCGTTTACTAACTTTAGATACTGGTTTTTAACTGCATTCGTATCTCTGCCTACATTCATTGCTTCGGCAATAATCTCTTCTAAGGGAATTAAACTTTTATAAGGAATTGCTGACTCCGGCACAAAACCTTCAGGTCGGTCCGATAAAAGTAAAACCCGATGAGCAACGCCAATCGTTAATTTCTTGCCACAAACCGGACATAAATTATCGTTAGCCAACGCTTCTTGTGGACTTAAACAAACATTACAATTCCGATGTCCGTCATAATGATACTTACCTTCCTCAGGAAAGAATTCAATCGTAAATAAAAACCGGTTTTTATCTTTAGTCTTTAATACTTCCTTGATTTCATAATAGGAGAGTTTACAATTAAAGACATTGGCTTCGCGACCAATGCGCGAAGGTGAATGGGCATCAGAATTAGATATTAAAGAGTAGCGGTCAAGTTTTGAACAGGTCCAGTTCATTTTGGGGTCTGAAGAGAGACCGGTTTCTAAGGCAAATATTTCTGAGGTCAGTTCATCAAAACATTCCTCAATCGAGTCAAAACCGGAATTAGAACCGAAAAGAGAAAACCACGGCGTCCAAATATGAGACGGCACGATAAAGGCATCAGGCGCAATCTCCTTTATCCGTTCTAACATAACCTTAGTGTCAAGGCTAATAATTGGTCTGCCATCCGAACTTAAACTACCAAATTTTCCTAAAAACTGATTAATTTTATCAACATCTTCAAAACTGGATGCAAAGATAAGATTATGAATCCGACGCAATCTGCCACCTTTAGAATAGATATTACTCACTTCAGTCGTGAGAATAAAATATGTCTTGCCATATCGAAAAATTCCTTCATCAACTGGAAGCAGTTCTTGTCTTAAACTATTGAGCCATACGGGATGAGTAAAATCGCTGGTGCCAATCAACTTAATACCTTTTAATTCAGCGGCTTCAGCAATTTGTGGAATTACCATATCACTACTTGTTGCCCGAGAATATTTCGAATGAATATGAAAATCAGCAATAAATTCCATCAGTCTATTTTAGGTAATAAGGTATCAAATGTCAACCCTATCGTTAAAATAGTATTGTAAGACTCGCATTAATTTCAAGAATTATTATGCCGAATTCTGTTTTATTACCCAAAAAAGTTTGATAAAAAATTACCTCGCCAACTCTATTTTCCCTTTGTCCCAAGCACCCAATCCAACCTTCTTATAATTTATTCTATTTTAACATTAAAATTTTCTTACATTTAATATCTTTTTCTGTTTGCCAAAGATAAAAATAAATTCCGGCACTGACCTTTTGATTCTTTTCGTCTGTGCCATTCCAGTAAAATTGATAATTACCTAATGGT is from candidate division WOR-3 bacterium and encodes:
- a CDS encoding TIGR02253 family HAD-type hydrolase, which gives rise to MSKKIKAIIFDLDNTLVDFMKLKEFAIDAAVEAMIDAGLQMKKEDARKRIFEIYQQKGIEYQQVFDDFLMQELGRLDNKILAAGIVAYRRAREGVLVSYPRVTITLLELLKRGLKLAVVSDAPRLQAWLRLCALNIHNYFDVVVTFEDTEKRKPAPEPFIKVLELLKLKPEDAIMVGDWAERDIVGAKLLGMKTVFARYGDTFGTKNSGADWDIDDIYELVKIIDQENKDS
- the acpS gene encoding holo-ACP synthase; translation: MAIFGIGIDLVEVRRIQKAIERFGMRFKNRIFTDTEQKFCEAQSQKYLSYAARFAAKEAFSKALGTGLRGIISWQDINIIDDEKTPPKLEIKGKAKDILNNKKTLLSITHTDEYAGAVVIIED
- a CDS encoding HIT domain-containing protein, giving the protein MKHIWAPWRMAYINSCQQDKRQKCVLCIKASSEKNDAAALILLRGKYSFVMMNRYPYNPGHLMIAPYRHSGKIESFSSKETSEMFYLLQQCVKVISKTLKPDGFNIGANLGRVAGAGIPNHFHMHLVPRWNGDTNFMPILTDTKIICQELERTYEILKKALTTTLNKINR
- a CDS encoding endonuclease Q family protein; this translates as MEFIADFHIHSKYSRATSSDMVIPQIAEAAELKGIKLIGTSDFTHPVWLNSLRQELLPVDEGIFRYGKTYFILTTEVSNIYSKGGRLRRIHNLIFASSFEDVDKINQFLGKFGSLSSDGRPIISLDTKVMLERIKEIAPDAFIVPSHIWTPWFSLFGSNSGFDSIEECFDELTSEIFALETGLSSDPKMNWTCSKLDRYSLISNSDAHSPSRIGREANVFNCKLSYYEIKEVLKTKDKNRFLFTIEFFPEEGKYHYDGHRNCNVCLSPQEALANDNLCPVCGKKLTIGVAHRVLLLSDRPEGFVPESAIPYKSLIPLEEIIAEAMNVGRDTNAVKNQYLKLVNALSGEFNVLLNAPISEIVTHSDERIAYAIAQMRKGEVFCKPGYDGVFGKISVFSQETTTPPMELPTDKESQMRLF
- a CDS encoding DUF3108 domain-containing protein, with the translated sequence MRQYQKFIFRVLIPLILSYISCQKSHPILSDLIAPNWQNGDKYYYEIYRNNQLIGYTQQILHFDMEDKKPTYVLELLSEIDWQETYLSDSTVVCFSRQDFAPIWSYRKLETDFDSRIVEVHYDESNIDIWTETMDGKDAKSLSVKGTYFDNEMVFWLMRCLQWEKGKRYSIKIINPFLLQVALGTVSYGGKAIIKTLSGTFDCDKINLTFDSEKYNLFIERTSSRRLIQIQEKHSNLTLVLVEKTPQSTKITSR